Proteins encoded by one window of Gloeomargarita sp. SKYB120:
- a CDS encoding type II toxin-antitoxin system prevent-host-death family antitoxin has product MQVGAYEAKTCLSELLDRVIKGEHVVITRHGVPVAVLMPVASQPDGVGTAQEVVETIRQFRQGKRLGPLSLREIIAQGRHEG; this is encoded by the coding sequence ATGCAAGTAGGGGCTTACGAAGCCAAGACTTGCTTGTCAGAGCTGTTGGACCGAGTGATTAAAGGGGAACACGTAGTCATTACACGTCATGGTGTGCCAGTTGCGGTCTTGATGCCTGTGGCATCCCAGCCGGACGGTGTGGGCACAGCTCAAGAAGTGGTGGAGACCATCCGGCAGTTTCGGCAAGGCAAACGCCTGGGTCCGCTGAGCTTGCGGGAGATCATTGCCCAGGGGCGCCATGAAGGCTAA
- a CDS encoding type II toxin-antitoxin system VapC family toxin, which produces MRFLTLLKALPIQTVAEARDRLWGEVVCLAREQDLSVYDATYLDLAVRLELPLATQDERLAQAAQRCGASVLRP; this is translated from the coding sequence GTGCGGTTTCTAACCTTGCTCAAGGCCCTGCCGATCCAGACGGTAGCGGAAGCTAGAGACCGGCTGTGGGGGGAAGTGGTGTGCCTAGCCCGAGAGCAAGACCTTTCTGTCTACGATGCCACCTATCTCGACCTGGCCGTGCGTCTGGAACTGCCATTAGCAACCCAAGACGAGCGTTTGGCTCAAGCAGCGCAACGTTGTGGGGCATCCGTACTCAGACCCTGA